TCGGCCCGGTGCCGTACTGCAGCAGGACGACGCCGGCGATGAACGTCGTGAGCTGGGCGTCGAAGATCGTCCAGAAGGCGCGCTTGTATCCGGCCTCCACCGCGGCGCGCGGCGACTTGCCGGCGCGCAGCTCCTCCCGGATGCGCTCGTAGATGATGACGTTGGCGTCCACGGCCATGCCGAGCGTCAGGATGATCCCGGCGATGCCCGGCAGGGTGAGCGTGGCGCCCACGGCGCCGAGGATCCCGACGATGAGCGCCGAGTTGATGATGAGCGCGAGGTCCGCGGCGACCCCGGCGCCCCTGTAGTAGAAGATCATGAAGAGGACGATAGCCGCCGCCGCGACGATGAACGCGTAGATGCTCATGGAGATCGAGTCGCGGCCGAGCGCAGGGCCGACGGTCGACTCGCTCACCGGCCGCACCGGGGCGGGCAGCGCGCCGGCCCGGAGCACGACGACGAGATCCTGCGCCTCCTGCCGGAGCTTGGCGTACGAGTCGTAGGCGCCGAGGGTGATGCGGCAGCGGCCGCCCGGGATCTTCTCCTGGATCGTCGGCGCGGACTGCACCTTGTCGTCCAGCTGGATCGCCATGCGGCGCTTCACGTTGTTGCCCGTCAGCTCCTCGAACGTCGTGGCGCCGGCCTGGTTGAAGTCGAGCGAGACGTACGGCTGGCCGGTCTGGTCGTCGTTGTAGACCTGGGCGTTCTCGACGTACTCGCCGGTGATCCCGGCCGCGCGCTCCATGTAGTAGGTGCGCCACGACACGTCGGCGGTCGGGTTGCCCATCTCGTCGAGCGTGCGCAGCTCCTCGAAGGCGATGACGCGATCCTGCGGGACCTCGACCGTCTTCAGGAACTCCTTGAGGACCTGCCGTCCGCTGCGCCCGGTCTTCTGGTCGTCCTTGGCCTCGAGGTAGTACGACTTGACGACGCGGTTATCCACCTGGACCTGCTCCCAGAGCAGCTTGACCGGCCCGTCCTTCTGCAGCTTGTCGGAGGCCTCCGTGAAGAACTTCTCGGAGCCGACCTCGTCGACGATGCGGAACTCGAGGCGGGCCGTCTGGCCGATGATCCGCTTGATGCGGCCCGTCTGCACCTCGTCGACGCCCGGGATCTCGATGATGATATCCTCGTCCCGCGGCTGGACCGTCGTGTTGACGAGGCCGAGCTCGTCGATCCGGTTGCCGATCGTCTCGACCGCCTGCTTCACCGCGAGGTCACGGGTGTCCTCGACGTACTGATCGACGAGCGCCATGTGGGCCGTGACGCCCTCCTCCATCTCGACGACGGCGACCTCTCGGAACTTGAGCAGCGTCTCCTGGGTGTCCTTCGACGCGCGCTCGTCCTCGGACTTGAAGACCAGCTGGAACTTGTGCAGCTCCTCTTTATCGCGAACGATCTTGACGTCCTTGATCTCGACCTGTTCGGCGAGCGTCTTGACCATGTCGGTCGCCATGCGGTCACGCTTGTCCTCGACCGCGGCGGCCACCTCGACCTCGTAGACGAGGTGCAGGCCGCCCTGGAGATCGAGCCCGAGCGTGGCGCCCGGGAACGTGCCCCGGAGCCACTCGATCGGATCCTTCGCCTCGGCGCCCGCGGGCTTGCCGACGAACGTCGTCACCGACGCCAGCACCGCGACCGCGGTCAGCAGCAGGATGCCGACGACCTTCCATACCCATTTGCGTTCCACTACTTCTTCTCCGTCTCGGTCGAATCGAAGACCCCGGCGACCTGGGACCGCACGACGCGCACCCGGACCTTCTCGGAGATCTCCATGGTCAGGGTCTTCCCGGTGACCGCCGTGACGCGCCCGATCAGGCCGCCGTTCGTGACGATCTCGGTGCCCTTGCCGATCGCGTCGATCATCTTCTGGTGCTCCTTGGCCTTCTTCTGCTGCGGGCGGATGAGCAGGAAGTAGAACACCGCCACCATGAGGACGAGCATGATGATCGTCGACCAGCCGCCGCCGAGGAACCCGCCCTTGGCGTCGGCGGGCGCCCCCTGGGGCACGCCCTGCGCCTCGGCCGTCGGCTTGGCGTCGGAGGACGCCGCCGCGCCGGACTGCTGGGCCCAAAGGACGGTCGATGCCCAAATCGCGTTTGTCACTATGATCTCCTTGAATCCGCCGGCGGCGGGCTTCGGCGCCGGCCACCCCGGTAAAAAGGCCGCCCACTACTACCAAAAGGGTCCCGAGGGGTCAAGACGCTGTTTCGGAGAGCGGTCTTGAGCGGCGGGCGGTCCGCTACGCCGAATACCGACCGATTTCCGACACCCTGCGCGAGAGCGCCCGCGCGAGGCGCGCGCCCTCCTCCGTGGTCCGCAGCGCCTGGTCCGCCGCGTCGATCAGCTTCTCGACCACGCCGACCTGCCCGGCGACCCGCCGACCGAGCGCCCGGAAATCCTCGGTCACCGCCTCGCCGGCGCGCGCCACCTCGGCCGAGGACGCGGCGTGCTCCTTCGCCGACCTGTGCACCTGCTCCGCCGAGCGCCCGATCGCGAGGTACATCTCCAACGTCGCCTCGTCGCGCCCGATCTGGCGCCTCAGCAGCTCGCCGACCTGGTCGAACGCCTCGGCCATCCGCTCGAACGTCGATCCGATCTCCACGCCCCGCTTCACCTGGCCCTCGTTGCGCATCACGATCTCGTTGCTCAGGATGGCGGTGGAGTGCACCTGCTCGGGGATGGAGCGGAGCATCACGACGGCGTCCCGCGCGATGCCCACGCCGCGATCGACCTCCTCCCGGGAGGCGTGCACGGTCTCGACGGTGTTCGCGAACCCCTCCTTCAGCATCGACAGGATCGCGGAGATCTCGCCGATCGCGCGCGACGTGGAGCCGGCGAGATCCTTGATCTCGTTCGCGACGACCGCGAAGGCGCGGCCGTGCTCCCCGGCCTCGGTGGCGATGATCGACGCGTTGATGGAGAGCAGCTTCGTCCGCTCGGCGAGGTTCCGGATGACGCCGATGATCTCGTCGATGCCGCCGATGCGCGACTCGAGGCTCTCCGTCACCACGAGGATCCGATCGCTCGACGAGAGCGCGGAGTCGGAGCCCCGGACGACCGACTCGATCGCCTCGCCGATGCGCTGCGCCTCGAGCTCGAGGCTGGCCATCGTGTTGGCGACGTGGCGCGCGTCGGCGCAGGCGTGCTCGGCGCCGTCCTTCATCTCCTCGACCGCGAGGCGGGCGGTCCGGATCCCGGTCGCCAGGGAGTCGAGGTCGCGGGCGATCACGCGGACCCCCTGATCCCCGTCGCGCGTCGCGAGGCTCGCCTGCTCGACGCTGACGGCCAGCCCGTTGATCAGCTCCGCGGCGCGGGTCGTCGACCGTTCCATGCGCTGCGTCGCCGCGCCCGCTTCGCGGCTGCGCTGTTCCAGGCGCTCCGCGTCGCCGGCCAGGTCCGCGAGCCCGTCCCGCAGCGCCGCACCCGCCTCGCAGGTCCGGGTCACCGCCTCGGTCTGCGCCGCGACGCCCG
The window above is part of the Pseudomonadota bacterium genome. Proteins encoded here:
- the secD gene encoding protein translocase subunit SecD, which produces MERKWVWKVVGILLLTAVAVLASVTTFVGKPAGAEAKDPIEWLRGTFPGATLGLDLQGGLHLVYEVEVAAAVEDKRDRMATDMVKTLAEQVEIKDVKIVRDKEELHKFQLVFKSEDERASKDTQETLLKFREVAVVEMEEGVTAHMALVDQYVEDTRDLAVKQAVETIGNRIDELGLVNTTVQPRDEDIIIEIPGVDEVQTGRIKRIIGQTARLEFRIVDEVGSEKFFTEASDKLQKDGPVKLLWEQVQVDNRVVKSYYLEAKDDQKTGRSGRQVLKEFLKTVEVPQDRVIAFEELRTLDEMGNPTADVSWRTYYMERAAGITGEYVENAQVYNDDQTGQPYVSLDFNQAGATTFEELTGNNVKRRMAIQLDDKVQSAPTIQEKIPGGRCRITLGAYDSYAKLRQEAQDLVVVLRAGALPAPVRPVSESTVGPALGRDSISMSIYAFIVAAAAIVLFMIFYYRGAGVAADLALIINSALIVGILGAVGATLTLPGIAGIILTLGMAVDANVIIYERIREELRAGKSPRAAVEAGYKRAFWTIFDAQLTTFIAGVVLLQYGTGPIKGFAVTLLIGIVTSVFTSIVVSRLVLDFMTRRRTDHLSV
- the yajC gene encoding preprotein translocase subunit YajC, which gives rise to MTNAIWASTVLWAQQSGAAASSDAKPTAEAQGVPQGAPADAKGGFLGGGWSTIIMLVLMVAVFYFLLIRPQQKKAKEHQKMIDAIGKGTEIVTNGGLIGRVTAVTGKTLTMEISEKVRVRVVRSQVAGVFDSTETEKK
- a CDS encoding methyl-accepting chemotaxis protein: MSASTRISVAFGSGAGTVLAIAAALVALGVVEVGGAPGDVAGLAVGAVIVLLAAGAAALAVLRRAQARAAEGLRAQLEVAAKEREALSAQLAAMSQRVSGLVGEAGGAFVQLEAGVAAQTEAVTRTCEAGAALRDGLADLAGDAERLEQRSREAGAATQRMERSTTRAAELINGLAVSVEQASLATRDGDQGVRVIARDLDSLATGIRTARLAVEEMKDGAEHACADARHVANTMASLELEAQRIGEAIESVVRGSDSALSSSDRILVVTESLESRIGGIDEIIGVIRNLAERTKLLSINASIIATEAGEHGRAFAVVANEIKDLAGSTSRAIGEISAILSMLKEGFANTVETVHASREEVDRGVGIARDAVVMLRSIPEQVHSTAILSNEIVMRNEGQVKRGVEIGSTFERMAEAFDQVGELLRRQIGRDEATLEMYLAIGRSAEQVHRSAKEHAASSAEVARAGEAVTEDFRALGRRVAGQVGVVEKLIDAADQALRTTEEGARLARALSRRVSEIGRYSA